From a single Bacillus sp. 2205SS5-2 genomic region:
- a CDS encoding phosphocarrier protein HPr, with amino-acid sequence MTQKQFTITADTGIHARPATLLVQTASKFDSEVHLEYKGKKVNLKSIMGVMSLGVGKGGEITIITEGNDEQEALNSLDETLRKEGLAE; translated from the coding sequence ATGACTCAAAAACAATTTACAATTACAGCTGATACAGGCATTCATGCACGTCCCGCAACACTATTAGTTCAAACTGCAAGTAAGTTTGATTCTGAAGTTCACTTAGAGTATAAAGGCAAAAAAGTAAACTTGAAATCCATTATGGGTGTTATGTCTCTTGGGGTTGGAAAAGGCGGAGAAATCACAATTATTACTGAAGGAAATGATGAGCAGGAGGCATTAAATAGTCTAGATGAGACGTTGCGCAAAGAAGGTTTGGCAGAGTAA